In Colletotrichum destructivum chromosome 1, complete sequence, the sequence GCCGTCAGAGAAGAGAGCTTCACTTACGAACGTTTCTCATGTACAAGCAGATGTAGTATTATGTTGCAAATAGAGTGGCACTCTCACGACATGGCACCCCGACGACGGTAGTGGCGATGACAGATCCAGAAACGGTAGGCGTACTAAGCCCGCACACGACTATAGAGACTTCACAAAAGCACACGTTGTGATCACGAGAAGAATTTGATTTCCGCATATCATGCGTATCGAGACTGCACATGGTCATGGTACCCGGCCTGAATGGCGGGATTTGATTGGTGCCCATTGGAGATGCCACTCCGGGGGAATCTAATCAACAACCGTAAGACGCCCATGCCAATGCCTTTGCAGTCAAAGAACCCGAATTgcttttctctcccctctcaGTCACCTTCCCAGTTTCCCGTCATTTCTCGTAGCGAAGCCGCTTTAAACGAGAGCAAGCTTAGTGGCGGCGATGTCAAGAGCATCGACATCAGGGGTGAGACGGGCGTAGGCCTTCTTGGAGCCGTCGGGGCGGATCAGGGTGTTAATCTTGACGGTGTCGATGTCGTAGAGCTTCTTGAGGGCCTGCTTGATCTGGGCCTTGTTGGACTTAAcatcgacgatgaagacgagggtgTTGTTCTCCTCGATCTTCTTCATGGCGGACTCGGTGTTGAGGGGGTGGACGATGACCTTGTGCTCGTCGAGGCGGGGCTCGTG encodes:
- a CDS encoding Putative large ribosomal subunit protein uL23, producing the protein MAPKDSKKGGASKAPKGTKQANNAAKATLKGAHGHYKNKVRYTTSFHRPKTLVVSRAPKYPRKSVPHEPRLDEHKVIVHPLNTESAMKKIEENNTLVFIVDVKSNKAQIKQALKKLYDIDTVKINTLIRPDGSKKAYARLTPDVDALDIAATKLALV